ACTCGGCCATCAGCCGCGTCATGGACGGGCTGCTGGCCTTCCCGCAGCTGCTCTTCATCATCGCGCTGGTCTCCGTCATGCCGAACGAGATGCTGGGACTGACCGGCACCGACGTGCGCCTGTTCGTGATGATCCTGGTCATCGGCTTCTTCGGCTGGCCCTACATCGGACGCGTGGTGCGCGGCCAGACGCTCTCGCTGCGCGAGCGCGAATACGTCGAGGCGGCCCGTTCGCTCGGCGCCGGGCGGTTCTACATCCTGTTCAAGGAGCTGCTGCCCAACCTGGTCGCGCCGATCATCGTCTACACGACGATGATGATCCCCACCAACATCCTCACCGAGGCGGCGCTCAGCTTCCTGGGCGTGGGCGTCAAGCCGCCCACGGCCTCCTGGGGGCAGATGCTCTCGAACGCGATCGACTACTACAAGTCGGACCCCACGTACATGGTGGTCCCGGGTGTAGCGATCTTCATCACCGTTCTGGCCTTCAACCTCTTCGGCGACGGCGTGCGTGACGCGCTGGACCCGAAGGGTTCCCGCTGAACTGCCGTACACAAAGCGTCCCGTGGCACCAACACGGGGTCTCTCATCAAATCCGGAGGATCCGAGATCGTGACTACCCAACGCACCTCAGGGCGGCGGAAGCAGGCGTTTGCCGCTGTCGCCGCGGTCGCCGCGCTGCTGACCACGGCGGCGTGCGGCGGCGGCGGTGATGACGGCGACGGCAACAACAGCTCCAAGGGCGCGGCCGGCTTCAACGCCGCGAACAACAAGGTCGCCCAGGCCTCGCTGGCCAAGAAGGGCGGCGAGCTGAAGTTCGCCGGTGCCCAGGACGCCGACTCGTGGGACACCACGCGTGGCTACTACGGCTTCATGTGGAACTTCGCGCGCTACTACAGCCGTCAGCTCGTGACGGGTGCCGCGGCGCCGGGCGAGAAGGGCACCGAGCTCACGCCGGACCTCGCCAACGGTCTGGCCAAGGTCTCCGACGACGGCAAGACCTACACGTACACCCTGCGTGACGGCATCACGTGGGAGGACGGCAAGCCGATCACGTCCAAGGACGTGAAGTACGGCATCGAGCGCGTCTGGGCGCAGGACGTGCTGTCCGGCGGTCCGGTCTACCTGAAGGACGTCCTCGACCCCAAGGGCGAGTACAAGGGTCCCTACAAGGACACCTCCAAGGACAAGCTCGGTCTGAAGGCGATAGAGACGCCGGACGACAAGACCATCGTCTTCAAGCTGCCCGCGGCCAACGCCGACTTCCAGGAGATCCTCGCCCTGGTCTCGGCCTCCCCGGTCCGCCAGGACAAGGACACCAAGTCCAAGTACGGTCTGAAGCCGTTCTCCTCCGGCCCGTACAAGTTCCAGTCGTACAGCCCGGGCAAGGACCTGGTCCTGGTCCGCAACGACAAGTGGGACCAGGCCTCGGACCCGATCCGCAAGGCGTACCCGGACAAGATCTCGGTCAAGTTCTTCTCGAACGCCAACGACCTGGACGCCCGTCTGCTCGCCGGTGACTACGACCTGGACATCAACCAGACCGGTCTGTCCCCGCAGGGCCGCACCAGCGCCCTCCAGGAGCACAAGGCCAACCTGGACAACCCGGTCTCCGGCTACATCCGCTACGCGGTCTTCCCGCAGACGGTGAAGCCGTTCGACAACATCCACTGCCGCAAGGCCGTGATCTACGGCGCCGACCACGTCTCGCTGCAGACCGCGCGCGGTGGCCCGGTCGCCGGTGGTGACATCGGCACCAACATGCTCCCGCCGACCGTTCCGGGTTCCGAGGGCCAGTCCTACGACCCGTACGAGCTCGCCGGTGCCAACAAGAACGGCAACGTCGCCAAGGCCAAGGAAGAGCTGAAGGCCTGCGGCAAGCCGAGCGGCTTCAAGACCACCATCGCGGTGCGTAACAACAAGCCGGTCGAGGTGGCCACCGCCGAGTCCCTCCAGGCCTCGCTGAAGAAGGTCGGCATCTCCGTCGACATCGAGCAGTACGACGGCTCGCAGACCTCCGGCATCATCGGCAGCCCCTCGAACGTGAAGAAGAAGGGCTTCGGCATCATCATCATGGGCTGGGGCGCGGACTTCCCGTCCGTCCAGGGCTTCGGTCTGCCGCTGTGGGATGGCAAGTACATCCTGGAGAGCGGTAACAACAACTTCGCGATGATCGACGACAAGAAGATCAACGGACTCTTCGACACCTACGTCAAGACGCAGGGTGACTCGGAGAAGCTGCAGCTCGCCAAGGACATCAACCACGCGGTGATGGACGGTGGCTACTACCTGCCGTTCGTCTTCGAGAAGTTCGTGAACTGGCGCGGTGACCGCCTGGCCAACGTCTACACGTCGGACAACTACAGCGGCATGTACGACTTCGTCAACCTCGGTCTGAAGTCCTCGAAGTAATCCCGGCACACCCGCCGAACGGCACGAAAGGCAGGTGAAGGCCGGCGACGTGTGATCGCGGGCCACCGGAAGACCTCCGGTGGCCCGCGATCCGCGGCGGGCCGAGAGCTGTGCTCGCTTACCTCATCAGGCGGCTGTTTGCCGCCGCAGTGATGCTCGTGGTCATCATCATGGTGGTCTTCGGCATCTTCTTCCTCGTCCCCAAGTGGGCGGGTGTCGACGTCGCCCTGAGCTTCGTGGGCAAGCAGGCCGACCCCGCCGCTGTCGAGGGCGTGCGGCAGAAGCTGGGACTGGGCGACCCGATCTACGCTCAGGTCTGGGAGTTCTTCAAGGGCATCTTCGCGGGCCGCACCTATGCGGGTGGCGGCGACGTCATCCACTGCTCCGCGCCGTGCTTCGGCTACTCCTTCCGCAGCGAGCAGGCCGTCTGGCCGGTGCTGACCGACCGCTTCCCGGTGACCCTGGGGCTCGCGCTCGGTGCCGCCGTACTGTGGCTGATCCTCGGCGTCTCGGCGGGTGTGCTCTCCGCGCTCAAGCGGGGCAGCCTCTGGGACCGCGGTGCGATGGTCGTCGCCCTCGCGGGTGTCTCCCTCCCGATCTACTTCACCGGTCTGCTGAGCCTGGCGATCTTCTCCTACAGCCTGGGCTGGATCGAGGGCGAGTACGTTCCCCTCGAGGAGAGCTTCACCGGCTGGTTCGGCGGCATGATCCTGCCCTGGATCACCCTGGCCTTCCTCTACGCCGCGATGTACGCCCGGATCACCCGCGCCACCATGCTGGAGATCCTCGGCGAGGACTACATCAGAACCGCGCGCGCCAAGGGCCTCAAGGAACAGGTCGTCATCGGCAAGCACGCCATGCGCTCCACGATGACGCCCATCCTCACCATGCTCGGTATGGACCTCGGCGCCCTCATCGGCGGCGCGATCCTGACCGAGACCACGTTCAGCCTCCCCGGCCTCGGCCAGGCGGTGCTGAACGGCATCAAGAACCAGGACCTGCCCATCATCCTGGGCGTCACCCTGATCACCTCCGTAGCCGTGCTGATCGCCAACCTCGTGGTGGACGTCATGTACGCCGTGATCGACCCCCGAGTGAGGCTCGCATGACCGAACTCAGCAAGAGCGGAGCGGCCGTGGGCGAGCCCACCCCCGCTTCGCCCGCGCCGACCGCGTTCCTGGAAGTGCGCGACCTGAAGGTGCACTTCCCGACCGACGACGGTCTGGTCAAGTCCGTCGACGGGCTCACCTTCCAGCTGGAGAAGGGCAAGACCCTCGGCATCGTGGGCGAGTCCGGCTCCGGCAAGTCGGTGACCTCGCTCGGCATCATGGGCCTGCACACCGCCGGCCAGTACGGCAAGCGCAAGGCGCAGATCTCCGGCGAGATCTGGCTGGACGGCACCGAGCTGCTCACCGCCGACCCCGACCACGTGCGCAAGCTGCGCGGCCGGGACATGGCGATGATCTTCCAGGACCCGCTGTCCGCGCTGCACCCGTACTACACGATCGGCCAGCAGATCGTGGAGGCGTACCGCATCCACCACAAGGTCGACAAGAAGACCGCCAAGCGCCGTGCCGTGGAGATGCTCGACCGGGTCGGCATCCCGCAGCCGGACAAGCGGGTGGACAGCTACCCGCACGAGTTCTCCGGCGGTATGCGCCAGCGCGCGATGATCGCGATGTCGCTGGTCAACAACCCCGAACTGCTCATCGCGGACGAGCCGACGACCGCCCTGGACGTGACCGTCCAGGCGCAGATCCTCGACCTGATCCGGGATCTGCAGAAGGAGTTCGGCTCCGCGGTCATCATCATCACGCACGACCTGGGCGTCGTCGCCGAGCTCGCCGACGACATCCTGGTGATGTACGGCGGCCGGTGCGTCGAGCGCGGTCCGGCGGAGAAGGTGTTCTACGAGCCCCGCCACCCCTACACCTGGGGTCTGCTCGGCTCGATGCCGCGCCTGGACCGCGACCAGCAGGAGCGCCTGATCCCGGTGAAGGGCTCCCCGCCCTCGCTGATCAACATCCCGTCCGGCTGCGCCTTCAACCCGCGCTGCCCGTACGCGGACATCCCGAAGGACGACGTCACCCGCACGGTCCGCCCCGAGCTGTCGGAGGTGGGCAGCCAGCACTGGGCCGCCTGCCACATGTCGCAGGAGCAGCGGGAGCGTATCTGGATCGAAGAGATTGCGCCGAAGCTGTGAGCGAGGACAAAGTGAGCATCCCTGCGCAGAGCGATGGCACGGTGATCACCAAGGGCGACGCCGCCCCTGGCGAGACCCTGCTGAAGGTGACCGGGCTCCAGAAACACTTCCCGATCAAGAAGGGCCTGCTCCAGCGGCAGGTCGGCGCGGTGCGCGCGGTCGACGGCATCGACTTCGAGGTCAAGTCCGGCGAGACGCTCGGTGTCGTGGGCGAGTCGGGCTGCGGCAAGTCGACGATGGGCCGGCTGATCACCCGGCTGCTCGAACCGACCGCCGGCACGGTCGAGTTCGAGGGCAAGGACATCACCCACCTCGGGGTGAGCGGGATGCGTCCGCTGCGCCGCGATGTGCAGATGATCTTCCAGGACCCGTACTCGTCGCTGAACCCGCGCCACACCATCGGCACGATCATCGGCGCCCCCTTCAAGCTCCAGGGCGTCACGCCCGAGGGCGGCATCAAGGCGGAGGTCCAGCGGCTGCTGTCGGTGGTCGGTCTCAACCCCGAGCACTACAACCGCTACCCGCACGAGTTCTCCGGCGGTCAGCGTCAGCGCATCGGCATCGCCCGCGCGCTCGCGCTCAACCCGAAGCTCGTGGTGGCCGACGAGCCGGTCTCCGCGCTGGACGTGTCGATCCAGGCCCAGGTCGTGAACCTGCTGGACGACCTCCAGCAGGAGCTCGGTCTGACGTACGTGATCATCGCGCACGACCTCTCGGTCGTCCGGCACGTCTCGGACCGGATCGCGGTGATGTACCTCGGCAAGATCGTCGAGCTGGCGGACCGCGAGTCGCTCTACCGGGCGCCTATGCACCCGTACACCAAGGCGCTCATGTCGGCGGTGCCGATCCCGGACCCGCGGCGCAAGAACGCCAAGAGCGAGCGCATCCTGCTCAAGGGCGACGTGCCCTCGCCGATCTCCCCGCCCAGCGGCTGCCGGTTCCACACCCGGTGCTGGAAGGCGACGGAGATCTGCAAGACGACCGAGCCGAAGCTCGTCGAGCTCAAGCCCGGTCAGCAGGTCGCCTGCCACCACCCGGAGAACTTCGAGGACCAGGCCCCGCAGGACACCGTCCTGCTGACGGTCGCCAGGGAGGCGGCCGAGCTGGTCGCGGACGAGGTGCTCGCGGAGTCGGCGGAGACGTCGGCGGCGGTGGCGGCGGAGGTCGCCGAGCTCACCGCCGAGGAGACGGCAGAGCCGGAAGCTCCTTCCGAAGAGCCTGAGGCTCCTTCCAAGGAGAAGTAAGCCCTGTCAGCGAGCCCCCGCCTTCATTTGTAAGGCGGGGGCTCACTGCTGGGTGAGAATATGAGGGTGTTCCAGAACCTGTTCAGCCCCTCCGTCCAGCACACGCTCGATCTGATCGGCATCTTCGTCTTCGCGATCTCCGGCGCGCTGCTGGCCGTCCGCAAGAACTTCGACGTCTTCGGCATCGCCGTCCTCGCCGAGGTCACGGCGCTGGGCGGTGGACTGTTCCGGGACCTGATCATCGGCGCGGTACCGCCCGCCGCCTTCACGGACCTGGGGTACTTCGTCACCCCGCTGCTCGCCGCCCTGCTGGTTTTCTTCCTGCACCCGCATGTGGAGCGCATCCAGGTCGGCGTGAACGTCTTCGACGCGGCCGGTCTCGGCCTGTTCTGCGTCGCCGGGACGACCAAGGCGTACGAGTACGGGCTCGGCCTCACCCAGTCGGTGACCCTCGGTCTCGCCACCGCTGTCGGCGGCGGTGTCCTCAGGGACGTGCTCGCCAACGAGGTGCCCTCGCTGCTGCGCTGGGACCGCGACCTGTACGCGGTCCCGGCGATCGTCGGCGCCACCATGGTCGCCCTGTGCATCCGCTACGACGCCCTCACCTCGTTCACCAGCGGGCTCGCGGCGCTCACGGCCTTCGTGCTGCGGCTGCTGGCGATGCGGTTCCACTGGCGAGCTCCGCGGGCCTGGAACCGGCGCTCGACCGTGCGCGAGGAGTAGCTGCCGCCCGGCCGTGCAGCAGTCCCATCTCCTCGGTCAGCCAGCGGAACGCCGGGATCACCTGCGGCCGCCACAGCGCCATGTTGTGGCCGCCCGCACTCTTCGGGACGTAGACGGCGTGCACGGTCGTCGGCGCCTTCGCGATCCGTGCGAGGCCGGTGGCCGCCTCGTAGCCGTCGCCGGGCTGGCCGGACTGGTAGAGCGCGACCGCGGGCGGGGTGCGGGCGGCGCGCAGCAGCACGTAGGGGTTGTTGGCGCGGCGCAGTGCGGGTGTCTCGGCGGCCAGCGAGTCGGGTTCGCCGATCGGGTCGTTGTAGCCGGACATGCTCACCGCGGCCCGGTAGCGGTCGGGGTGTGCGACGGCGAGCTTCGTCGCGCAGTGCCCGCCCGCCGAGTATCCGGCCACCGCCCAGCCCGCCGGACCGGCCTGGGCGCGGAAGTTGTCCGTGACCATCTTCGGCACGTCGACGCTGAGCCAGGTGTCGGCGTTCACGGTGCCCGTGATGTTGGCGCACCCGGTGTCCACCCCCGCCAGCAGGTTCATGCGCGGGGCGACCATGATGAACGGCGCCACCCGGCCGTCACGCATCAGGGGCCGCAGCTGGTCCGCCGCGTGCAGCGATCCGAACCAGGCCTTCGCCGAGCCCGGGTAGCCCGACAGCAGCTCGACGACGGGGAACCTGTGGTGCCGGTAGGCGGGTCGGCCGTACTGCGGCGGCAGCCAGACGTAGACCTCGGCGTTCACACCCGACACCCGGCCCGTGAGCTGGGTCTCCCGGACTGACCGCATCCCGGGACCGGAGGCGTCGGTGAAGTGCTGCCGGATCTTCGGGAGCCGTTTCAACGCGATACCGCCGGTGCCGTCGGCGCCGAGGTCCGCGGCCTGCTGGACGTGGTCGCCGGTGCCGAGCAGGTCGGCCCAGTCGTCGTACAGGTTGTTCTGGTTGTTGACCAGGACGAAGACGAGGGCGACGGCGGTCCCCTGGGCGAACACGACCATCAGCAGACGGCCCGCGGCGCGCAGGGCGCGGGGCCCGCGCAGCCGGGACCACAGGAGGAGCGGAAGGAGGACGGCGACGACGGACAGCACGATCAGTGTGGAGAGGAACGTGGTCCCGGTGAGGCTCATGCCCCTACAGAGGGGGCGGCGAGGCCTCGGGTTTACGGACGAGTGCGGACACTTACCAGGAAATTGCCCCGCTCTCACCCTGGCCCGACCGAGACCAAAGCTACCGCTTAGTAATTGGTTGTTGTACCGTTCAGCCATGCCAGAAGCAGCTACCGCCACGCAGGCCACGATCGGCGACAGCGAGTTCGACCGCGACACCGCGCTCACCCTTCGCGAGCCCGGCGTCTACGACATCGACCTCTCCGCCGGCTGGACGATCATCAGCGCCGTCAACGGCGGCTACCTTCTGGCCGTCCTCGGCCGCGCCCTCGCGGACGCCCTGCCGCACGCCGACCCGTTCACGATCTCCGCGCACTACCTGACCGCCTCCCAGCCCGGCCCCGCGGTCGTCCGCACGGACGTCGTCCGCACCGGCCGCACCCTGTCCACCGGCCAGGCCTCGCTCTTCCAGTACGACGAGCAGGGCAACGAGATCGAACGCATCCGCGTCCTCGCCTCCTACGGCGACCTGGACTCGCTGCCCGACGACGTCCGTACGACGGCGAAGCCGCCCGCCTTCCCGCCCATGGACCAGTGCTTCGGTCCCGAGGACGGGCCGGCCCCGGTCGACGGCAGCTCCGCCATCACCGACCGGCTGATGCTCAAGCTGGACCCGTCGACCCTGGGCTGGGCCCTCGGCGCGCCGTCCGGCAAGGGCGAGATGCGGGCCTGGTTCGGCCTCGCCGACGGTCGCGACGCCGACCCCTTCTCGCTGCTCCTCGCGGTGGACGCGCTGCCGCCCACCGCCTTCGAGATCGGCCTCAAGGGCTGGGTCCCGACGGTCGAGCTGACGGTCCACGTCCGCTGCCGCCCCGCGCCCGGCCCCCTCCGCGTCTCGATCACCACCCGCAACCTCGCCGGCGGCTTCCTGGAGGAGGACGCCGAGGTCTGGGACAGCACGGACCGCCTGGTCGCCCAGTCCCGCCAGCTGGCCCGCGTCCGGCTCGGCTGATCCGCCGCCGCTCCAGGCCGCTCCTGGTGGGTGCCTTCCGCGCGGGAGGGATCCTGGTGGGGTGAAATCCGACCGCCTCCTGTCGATCCTGCTGCTCCTGCAGACCCGCGGCCGTGTCCCCGCGCACGAACTCGCGGAACGCCTCGAGGTGTCCGTACGCACCATCTACCGGGACATCGAGGCCCTGTCCGCCTCGGGCGTCCCCGTCTACGCCGAACGCGGGCGGCACGGCGGCATCGAGCTGCTCGCGGGATTCCGTACGGATGTCACCGGGCTGACCGCCGACGAGTCCCGCGCCCTGTTCATCCTGGCCGCCCAGGGCGCGCACGCCGCGCTCGGTCTGGACGCGGCGCTCGGCTCGGCGCTGCGCAAGGTGATGGCGGCGCTGCCCGCACCCCATCGGCCCGCCGCCGAGGCGACCGCCCGGCGCATCCTTGTCGACGCCACGCGCTGGAAGGGCGGACCGCGGGCCGCCGTCGACCTGGACGTGCTCCAGGACGCGGTCTTCGCCGACCGCCGGCTCCGGCTGCGCTACCGGCACAGCGGGCAGCGGGAACCGAGGACGTACACCGTCGACCCGTACGGTCTCGTCTCCAAGGCCGGCGTCTGGTACCTCGTCGCCGACCGGCGGGGGAGTCCGCGGCTGTTCCGCGCCGACCGGGTGCGGGCGGCGACCGTGCTCGACGACCCGGTGAAACGCCGCCCGGGTGTCGAACTCGCCGACGTGTGGGAGGTGTTGCGCCGCGAGGTCGAGAAGCGGCCGGGCGGCATCGACGTCGTCGTGCGGGTCCGGCGCGACCGCCTCGACCTGTTCCTGCGGCTCAACGGCCCCTGGCTGGCCGAACTCCCCGCGGACGACGGCGAGGACGGCGGTGCGGGGGAGTGGGTGACGGTCCGGATGTCGTACGGCGAGCTCGGCGAGGCCCGCCAACTGCTCCAGTTCTCCGACCGGGTCGAGGTGCTCTCCCCGCCCGAGGTGCGCGAGGAACTGTTCCGGGCGGCCGCCTCTGTCACGGGTCTGTACCAGCGAGTAGACGGCGGACTCGAAGAAAATCGCAGTTCAGACGGGGTTCTTTAGAGGGGCTTTGCCTTGCGCACAGGCGGGGGACAGTGATCACTCAAGGAAGCCCTAAGCCGCGTTGATTGAGTTCCAGCCCTCAGGACTCCCTCATCCTTCTTGGAGTTGTTTCTCATGCAGCGTGCGCGTCTCATTCCCGCGGTGGCCCTGCTCGCGCTCTCGCCCCTCGCCCTGGTGGCCTGCGGCTCGGGCGACTCCTCGTCCTCCTCGAACAGCGGCAACTCCGGGCAGCAGTCGTGTCGGTCCGGTGCGCCGAGTGGCAACCCGTCGGGCATGCCGAGCGGCGCCCCGTCGGGCGCACCCACCGCCAACGGCACGGACCGGCCGTCCGGCGCGCCCTCCGGCATGCCCAGCGGCGGCCCCGGTGGGGGCGGTCAGGGTGGCGGTCCCGGCGGCGGCCAGGGCGGCTGCGGTGGTCCCGGCGGCGGCGGTGCGGCGCCGAGCGGTGCCCCGACCCAGCAGGCGACGGCGTCGGCCACGAAGAGCTGACCTGTCACGTCGTACGACAGGGGCGGCACTCCCGG
Above is a window of Streptomyces sp. NBC_00490 DNA encoding:
- a CDS encoding thioesterase family protein, which produces MPEAATATQATIGDSEFDRDTALTLREPGVYDIDLSAGWTIISAVNGGYLLAVLGRALADALPHADPFTISAHYLTASQPGPAVVRTDVVRTGRTLSTGQASLFQYDEQGNEIERIRVLASYGDLDSLPDDVRTTAKPPAFPPMDQCFGPEDGPAPVDGSSAITDRLMLKLDPSTLGWALGAPSGKGEMRAWFGLADGRDADPFSLLLAVDALPPTAFEIGLKGWVPTVELTVHVRCRPAPGPLRVSITTRNLAGGFLEEDAEVWDSTDRLVAQSRQLARVRLG
- a CDS encoding PT domain-containing protein, with product MQRARLIPAVALLALSPLALVACGSGDSSSSSNSGNSGQQSCRSGAPSGNPSGMPSGAPSGAPTANGTDRPSGAPSGMPSGGPGGGGQGGGPGGGQGGCGGPGGGGAAPSGAPTQQATASATKS
- a CDS encoding trimeric intracellular cation channel family protein, whose product is MFQNLFSPSVQHTLDLIGIFVFAISGALLAVRKNFDVFGIAVLAEVTALGGGLFRDLIIGAVPPAAFTDLGYFVTPLLAALLVFFLHPHVERIQVGVNVFDAAGLGLFCVAGTTKAYEYGLGLTQSVTLGLATAVGGGVLRDVLANEVPSLLRWDRDLYAVPAIVGATMVALCIRYDALTSFTSGLAALTAFVLRLLAMRFHWRAPRAWNRRSTVREE
- a CDS encoding ABC transporter ATP-binding protein, whose protein sequence is MTELSKSGAAVGEPTPASPAPTAFLEVRDLKVHFPTDDGLVKSVDGLTFQLEKGKTLGIVGESGSGKSVTSLGIMGLHTAGQYGKRKAQISGEIWLDGTELLTADPDHVRKLRGRDMAMIFQDPLSALHPYYTIGQQIVEAYRIHHKVDKKTAKRRAVEMLDRVGIPQPDKRVDSYPHEFSGGMRQRAMIAMSLVNNPELLIADEPTTALDVTVQAQILDLIRDLQKEFGSAVIIITHDLGVVAELADDILVMYGGRCVERGPAEKVFYEPRHPYTWGLLGSMPRLDRDQQERLIPVKGSPPSLINIPSGCAFNPRCPYADIPKDDVTRTVRPELSEVGSQHWAACHMSQEQRERIWIEEIAPKL
- a CDS encoding ABC transporter ATP-binding protein — protein: MSIPAQSDGTVITKGDAAPGETLLKVTGLQKHFPIKKGLLQRQVGAVRAVDGIDFEVKSGETLGVVGESGCGKSTMGRLITRLLEPTAGTVEFEGKDITHLGVSGMRPLRRDVQMIFQDPYSSLNPRHTIGTIIGAPFKLQGVTPEGGIKAEVQRLLSVVGLNPEHYNRYPHEFSGGQRQRIGIARALALNPKLVVADEPVSALDVSIQAQVVNLLDDLQQELGLTYVIIAHDLSVVRHVSDRIAVMYLGKIVELADRESLYRAPMHPYTKALMSAVPIPDPRRKNAKSERILLKGDVPSPISPPSGCRFHTRCWKATEICKTTEPKLVELKPGQQVACHHPENFEDQAPQDTVLLTVAREAAELVADEVLAESAETSAAVAAEVAELTAEETAEPEAPSEEPEAPSKEK
- a CDS encoding ABC transporter permease, whose protein sequence is MTAPLHEPTAEAAPSAAEEAAVISADAKAVQGRSLGRIAWERLKRDKLALAGGIVVLFLIVVALLAPVITNLYGQDPNTYNDKDLIDPLFGTPKGSFGGISGDHWLGVEPVNGRDIFARVLYGARISLLVGFLSAIVAVVIGTILGILAGFFGGWVDSAISRVMDGLLAFPQLLFIIALVSVMPNEMLGLTGTDVRLFVMILVIGFFGWPYIGRVVRGQTLSLREREYVEAARSLGAGRFYILFKELLPNLVAPIIVYTTMMIPTNILTEAALSFLGVGVKPPTASWGQMLSNAIDYYKSDPTYMVVPGVAIFITVLAFNLFGDGVRDALDPKGSR
- a CDS encoding alpha/beta hydrolase yields the protein MSLTGTTFLSTLIVLSVVAVLLPLLLWSRLRGPRALRAAGRLLMVVFAQGTAVALVFVLVNNQNNLYDDWADLLGTGDHVQQAADLGADGTGGIALKRLPKIRQHFTDASGPGMRSVRETQLTGRVSGVNAEVYVWLPPQYGRPAYRHHRFPVVELLSGYPGSAKAWFGSLHAADQLRPLMRDGRVAPFIMVAPRMNLLAGVDTGCANITGTVNADTWLSVDVPKMVTDNFRAQAGPAGWAVAGYSAGGHCATKLAVAHPDRYRAAVSMSGYNDPIGEPDSLAAETPALRRANNPYVLLRAARTPPAVALYQSGQPGDGYEAATGLARIAKAPTTVHAVYVPKSAGGHNMALWRPQVIPAFRWLTEEMGLLHGRAAATPRARSSAGSRPAELASGTASPAAAARRP
- a CDS encoding helix-turn-helix transcriptional regulator encodes the protein MKSDRLLSILLLLQTRGRVPAHELAERLEVSVRTIYRDIEALSASGVPVYAERGRHGGIELLAGFRTDVTGLTADESRALFILAAQGAHAALGLDAALGSALRKVMAALPAPHRPAAEATARRILVDATRWKGGPRAAVDLDVLQDAVFADRRLRLRYRHSGQREPRTYTVDPYGLVSKAGVWYLVADRRGSPRLFRADRVRAATVLDDPVKRRPGVELADVWEVLRREVEKRPGGIDVVVRVRRDRLDLFLRLNGPWLAELPADDGEDGGAGEWVTVRMSYGELGEARQLLQFSDRVEVLSPPEVREELFRAAASVTGLYQRVDGGLEENRSSDGVL
- a CDS encoding ABC transporter substrate-binding protein, which translates into the protein MTTQRTSGRRKQAFAAVAAVAALLTTAACGGGGDDGDGNNSSKGAAGFNAANNKVAQASLAKKGGELKFAGAQDADSWDTTRGYYGFMWNFARYYSRQLVTGAAAPGEKGTELTPDLANGLAKVSDDGKTYTYTLRDGITWEDGKPITSKDVKYGIERVWAQDVLSGGPVYLKDVLDPKGEYKGPYKDTSKDKLGLKAIETPDDKTIVFKLPAANADFQEILALVSASPVRQDKDTKSKYGLKPFSSGPYKFQSYSPGKDLVLVRNDKWDQASDPIRKAYPDKISVKFFSNANDLDARLLAGDYDLDINQTGLSPQGRTSALQEHKANLDNPVSGYIRYAVFPQTVKPFDNIHCRKAVIYGADHVSLQTARGGPVAGGDIGTNMLPPTVPGSEGQSYDPYELAGANKNGNVAKAKEELKACGKPSGFKTTIAVRNNKPVEVATAESLQASLKKVGISVDIEQYDGSQTSGIIGSPSNVKKKGFGIIIMGWGADFPSVQGFGLPLWDGKYILESGNNNFAMIDDKKINGLFDTYVKTQGDSEKLQLAKDINHAVMDGGYYLPFVFEKFVNWRGDRLANVYTSDNYSGMYDFVNLGLKSSK
- a CDS encoding ABC transporter permease; translated protein: MLAYLIRRLFAAAVMLVVIIMVVFGIFFLVPKWAGVDVALSFVGKQADPAAVEGVRQKLGLGDPIYAQVWEFFKGIFAGRTYAGGGDVIHCSAPCFGYSFRSEQAVWPVLTDRFPVTLGLALGAAVLWLILGVSAGVLSALKRGSLWDRGAMVVALAGVSLPIYFTGLLSLAIFSYSLGWIEGEYVPLEESFTGWFGGMILPWITLAFLYAAMYARITRATMLEILGEDYIRTARAKGLKEQVVIGKHAMRSTMTPILTMLGMDLGALIGGAILTETTFSLPGLGQAVLNGIKNQDLPIILGVTLITSVAVLIANLVVDVMYAVIDPRVRLA